TAATCTTAGCCGGTATTTGGAAGCATACAGCATCACCCTGCTTATCACCCAAACCCCAGTGTATGACCAAATTAACAGTCGGATAGATTGGCAGTATTTTGAAGCTATTCTTGTAGGTGTACGTCTCACCGGCTTTCAATGGGCAGCCCACCTTCTCTTTGCCCTCGGCATCGTAGATGTACGGACAGGCGCTGGTGCCATAATAGCCGGGAAACGGTAGTGGTACGTCCAAAATAATACCCTGTATATCGGAATTGAGTTCGTTAAAGTCACGTTCGGGTTTGATCTTCATCTCAATGCTGGCCTCGGTGTTGCGCTTGAGTGTGCACTTATTTTTGGGACAATTCGAGATGGTTACCTCATCCGCGGTTAAGGCGCGTGCAGCcgctgcaataaaaatatattactaatttttattgtttgctatattttgtttgttggtACTTACACTTGGGACATTTTCTCACTTCTGTGGCATTCGTCAGCGCAAAGAGCACAATGAAAATGGTAGCTGTGCTGATGTAGGACTTCATTTTGATGGATTTCCTTTACTGATTTTCAGTTAGATTCtggaagtaaaaaaaagtaaataaagattatatacttatattaatttttttttcaataaacattATGTAGGTAcgtataagattttggaaacgctatattttttgagaaattattttttattaatttttttaaatttatatttccaaattttcacTAGAAAAACCGCTTATCTCAAAACTTCTGTTTCTTtagtggcgtagacaccgcctacaaggttaaagccgagtttacaacagagcAGAGTTCTTCTTCCTTTTAGCTGTTTGGCGTTAATCGGAGTGTAGCCAGGCCCTTCTACACCTGATCTTTGcaacggagttgaggtcttcctccggcgaatactgcgtcgaatactacTCGCTGGAATGTTTTCACCCATTCgaatgacatgacctagccagcgtagtcgctgtctcttaattcgctgaactatggcGTCGCTTGCTCTCTCGTAAACTCGTAAccccgactcatcagatgttgtcatcgtccatgcctctgcaccatatagcaggacgtggATGATGAATGATtcatagagtttggtctttgttcgtcgaaagaggactgtacttctcaattgcctactcagtcctaaGTATCAtctgttgaaaaaagttattttgcgttggattttgaggctcATGTTGTGGTTGGTGTTTCACGATCCATCACCTGTCACATGGTCGTAAACGTGAAGCACCGTAATCGTGCTTTTAGACTTTTCTTTCGTTCCGGAACGagaactgattttggacgaccttctcGAATTTCATGTTGGAGTGATGTACGACCTCGATTGTATTTGCCAAACCATCAATAAActcactgcctttatggtcataaatttaattaagttcatccATGCATTCTTgatgagttaatccacgtcaaaatggttaattccattttttggttgagtggaatattttaagttactgtaaacaacacaaatagcgctcgtatgtcaaaaccTTCTGAGTATGGATActatcaaaaatgtcaaactttacaataaagttgtgagttggcAGATAGCAACACTACAACACTAATCCCGAATTATAAAAGGAAAACtacgtattttaaaaatttgattttcgatTTAGGCACTTGTTGTGTTAAATCATGGATTTAATCCTACGCAATAACTGGAATTTTTCCGACAATTTggagtaatttttttcatatgtaaTACAGATGCTTTATATAAACATGTGAATAAAGGGAGGCCTTCTTCAATCAATATTAATTATTCTCCGatagaatatgtatatatgtattttctaaCCTACTATTATTAtccacttattttttattttcttacatgCCCTTTACATATAGTTTTAACAAGtaattattgcttttgtttttatttgcggtCATAAAACTAAGCGGTTTTTAATTATTCCTAGAATTCTGAGAAGTTTACACTTTTACAATCAATTGAACCACAGCTTTTTCATTACTTTCGAGACCTTTTATAACAGTAGTTTAGCTCAACCGCAATTACTCAGAGAAGTGGAAATAATTGATAATGTGatattaaatggaaaatataattatagcGATCGCATTTTTAGAAGGTACATTCACAGTTTTTctatcaaaatatattaaattaagggTCAGTACATTGATATGAAACTCAAgtgatatttaaatttaaactatatacacatgtatatctAGATATTGCATACTATTTTAACTCACTATGgaacattaattaatttttttttcataattcgatAGTTTACTTATTCAAAAATCTCTCCCTAAAGGATTTCAGATATCGACATTCGAAATAATCAAAAatctactttttttatttttcagttgaCCACAAGGTTAGAAAGTACAAGCTTTTTTACACACTCTACTTCAAGGACGCATTGGATAGGCTGCAGATATGTTAGCTTAGGTAAGTTCGTAGGGTAAATCCGCAATTGACATATCTTCCGATTCCCAAGTTCCAACAAAAGTTAGTTCACTACTAGGATCCAGAGCAAAGGGTTACCCCTATATACTTTCCGAATTGTCCATGAACTTCCGAAATCCGCCAAAACCGTTCTGTCGCAAAAGAGACTGTAGATGATATGCTTAAGATTAGCTTCGAGCACAAACTCATTTAGAGCTCCAATAATCGCCTCTGGCCGCATGTTGTTGACAGCCCCTCGATATTCAGAAAGGTATCCACAGCATTGTATTTGTGTATAATGCATTACCGAGTGCTTGGCAGTGTCGACTGTCCTACCTATGCTAAAGGCATGCTGAACACTTAATAGCCTGTTTCTTGGAATACGACCCCTCTATACAAGTCCATAAGCTTAGAGAGACGTTTTTCAATTGAAACGAGAGAGCCTAAAAGCCTAAAATTCTTAGCAGTGAGATGAGAGCTTTTACCGGCCTTCGGGACGAAAGCCACTGCCTCCAAATCACCGAAATATGACCAATTGGAGTAGCCATGGCGACTTCTCACTACTCTTAGTCTAATTTCCAGACCTATTTCCCAGATAACCCAGGATTTAAGTTCTATATTATGACAGTTCTCTACGCTTTCTCCAAGATGACCTTTCGGCCTTCCTGATCCGTTTTAAAAAACGGCCATagctgatcaacagaaagggcttcgtcttccatcacgACAACGCTAGACTAGACACATCTTTGATGAGtcggcaaaaactggaaaagcttggctggaaagttttgatgcatccactatatagctctgaccttgcaccatcggactaccatttgtttcggtcaatgcagaactccattaatggagtaaagttggcttcaagagaagcctctgaaaattacttgtcgcagtttttcgccgagacactaaaaaagttttacactgatggaataatctCTCTAGcctaaaaatggcaaaaagtggtctacaaaactggtacatatttggttctttaaagttcattataactacaaaacaaaaaataagttgaaatttgattagaaatacgaaaagatcttttcgactacccaatatgtatCTTAGTCTAAACCTTTAAGTTCACTAAAAGTTTAATGAACGGTCTTATAAAAGACCGAAATCAAGTGAAAGCTTCGCTCGTAGAACATTTAAATTGTCAatgtgttattgtttttgccgCCACTGTGCAAGTACTTTTAATTGGTTGTTTATTTACAGCTTTAAATCacgacatatttacatacaattaAATCTGATTAATATTGCTAATAAAGAACTTAAACGTTTTTTGACTGGCATATAGTTGAACAGAAATCTGCCATTAGAGATGCAAGCAATTTATTTGTGTTTGCAATGagtttatttgtaataaattatgcCAGCTTTCATTGCGGTTTATCTTAGAATAATTACATGCATTTACAAGCCGACATTTCTAAGTAGGAGGTTTTTTATTGCAAACACTTTTTTTCTGCCAACAGCTCTGACGTTAATGAATTATAATATTGGCTTCCTAatgagtttttaaaaaattagaaaattgttattttacaGTTTACATGTTTAGTTAGGTGGCTTTAGTTGTAAAAACTGCACTTAGCAGGAAGCTTATATAACATTCCATTTGTTTGGGTGTGTACAGTGAGTCATCATAGTATGCATACAAagtgaataatatttta
The sequence above is drawn from the Bactrocera tryoni isolate S06 chromosome 1, CSIRO_BtryS06_freeze2, whole genome shotgun sequence genome and encodes:
- the LOC120780180 gene encoding ecdysteroid-regulated 16 kDa protein, which encodes MKSYISTATIFIVLFALTNATEVRKCPKSAARALTADEVTISNCPKNKCTLKRNTEASIEMKIKPERDFNELNSDIQGIILDVPLPFPGYYGTSACPYIYDAEGKEKVGCPLKAGETYTYKNSFKILPIYPTVNLVIHWGLGDKQGDAVCFQIPAKIKS